A window of Bradyrhizobium sp. AZCC 1719 genomic DNA:
GACGATTTCGGCCACCTCTTCCACGGACTTCTCGTGGTAGTAGACGAGATCGACGATCTCCCGATGCTCTGCCGAAAGTGCCGTCAGGCACTTGCGCAGCGCTTCACCCGTATCCTTCTTCTGCACCACCACTTCCGGATCGTCGGACGTATCCTCGATCGCGTTCGCGGTTTCCTCGTCCAGCCCAACGTCCTTGCGGCGCCTGAGTGCCGAAAGAGCCTTGAACCGCGTAATCGCCAACAGCCAGGTGGTAACGGCGGATCGGCCTTCGAACTTGCCAGCCTGACGCCACACATCGAGAAAAACCTCGCTGATAAGGTCTTCCGCGACCTGTTCGTCCCTTACGAGCCGAAGCCCGAAACGGAACACCCTGACATGGTGCCTTCCGTAAAGCACCTGCATGGCGAGCCGGTCGCCTTGAGCGATCCGAGCGATCAGAATTTCGTCTGAAGCCGCCTGTGTCGCGCTCAATGGCCGTCTCGCAAGGTTGGTCTGACGGGGGTGGCCGGCGGTTCGATGTGAAGAGTGAGATTCTTCACATTACGGCAATGCCCGAATCGCATGTGTGATTTATCCCACAGATGGCCATTGCCAGGCCATTTTGCCGCCAGAAAGGAGCTAAATCCCGGGATTGGTAGCATAATACGGAAACACTTTCCTGAAAACGCGCCGCCCAGACTTTAGCAAGGCTTCGCCGGCAGGGCAGCATTTGCGTGAAGCCCCAGGGTTCCCGCACGGGCAGGCTCCGCACTATCGGAATTCGGCAGATTTCCGTTGCGAAATCAGTGCAATGGCCGGGTTTTAACGGAGCCGATTCGGCCTCAAAAGATACCAAACCTAAAGGCTTTGTTCCCTAAAGTTTCGTCCGGCATCACCAACAGCGGCGGGACATGAGCAGCGCGGCATCATTGCTTCAGGGGCAAGGCTCCCACAATGCGACCACGCGCGTCGCCCGCCTGCCGCTGGAACTATTGAAGCGCCGAACCAGCCAGCGCCGCCAGATGCTGGCCGTGCAAGGCGTCAGCTATTTGCTCATCACCTCGGTCCTGCTGGTCTATTGCTACGCCGGCACCGTCCCGATCATCATTCCATCGACCTATTTCCTTTCCGGCATCGGATTGGTGTCGGTCTTTGTCGTGTTGTCGGAAGCCCACTTCAACGACCGGTTCGAGGACCATTATCTCACGATCTTCCAGGTCGCCGGCCACGTCGCGCTCCAGCTCTGTTTTCTGCTGGCCGCGCCACAGATCGGGTTTGCCTTCCTGAGCGTCGTATTCCTGATCTTCGGATTCGGCGCGCTGCGAATGACGTCCTGGCAGGCGATCATCACCTGGACCCTCACCATCGTAGGCCTGGCGCCGATCTTCCTGTTTGCCAGCACCCCGATCGGCCTGCCGATTACCACCCAGACCGAACGCGTCGCGGCCATGCTTTCCTTTGTCCTCACCATCGGACAATGCGCCTTCGTGGGGCTGTATGGCTCTACCATGCGCAAGATGCTCTACGACCGCAGCTTCGAACTGAAGGCGGCGTACAAGCGGATCGAGGAGCTTGCCGAACTCGACGAACTGACCGGGTCGTCCAACCGCCGCAGCATCATGCGAATGCTGGAGGAGGAGATTGCCCGCGCGAGCCGCAGCGGATCGCCCTGCTCGATCGCACTGATCGACCTCGACTGGTTCAAGCGCATCAACGACGCCTACGGTCACCCGACCGGCGACGAGGTGCTGCGGACATTCTCGATCACCATGTTTGCCAACATCCGCAGCATCGACCGGTTCGGCCGATATGGCGGCGAGGAATTCCTGCTGGTGCTGCCCGACATGGACGTCGACCAAGCCATGCAGGCGCTCGACCGGTTGCGCGCCATTATTGCCGATCTCGACTGGAGCGCGTTCTCGCCCGGCATGAAGGTGACGATGTCGGCAGGCGTTGCAACGCTGAACCCAAACGAAACATCAGACACATTCCTCGCGCGCGCCGATAGCGCGCTTTATGCAGCCAAGGCGCAGGGACGTAACCGTATTACCAGCGCCTGATCCGACATATTTCAGCTCCGGCGGCGAAGAAGCTCCGCCGCTTTTTGCTCCAGGACAGAGTCATGATTTCGAAGACCGCCACCTCTCCTTCTCCCGGAAACCTGCTCGACGAACTGCAGTCCACGCTTGCGCACGGAACCGTTGCTCGCCGGGTAGAGACGCTGCGCCGAGTGACCGATCTCTTCATCAACGGCGCGGTGGATTATTCGGACGAGCAGGTCGGGCTATTCGACGACGTCTTCCAGTGCCTGATCGACCACATCGAAACCTCGGCCAAGATGCTGCTGGCCAACCGTCTCGCCCCGATCGACACTGCCCCGCCGCTCACCATCCGCGCGCTTGCATTCGACGACGTCATCGAGGTTGCGGGTCCTGTGCTGTCGCAATCGATGCGGCTCGACGACAAGACCTTGATCGAGAATGCGCGCAGCAAGAGCCAGGCGCATTTGATGGCGATCTCGACCCGCAAGACGCTGAGCGGCGCGGTCACCGACGTGCTGGTTCAGCGCGGCAACGATCAGGTGATCCAGTCGACCGTCAACAATCCCGGCGCGGAATTCACCGAGCGCGGCTTTACCCGCCTCGTCAGCCGCGCCGAAGGCGACGACGATCTCACCGCCTGCATCGGCATGCGTCCGTCCGTGCCGCGGCATCTCTACCTGAAACTGCTCGCCAAGGCCTCCGACACGGTGCGACGGCGGCTGGAGGCCGCCAATCCGCAACAGGCGTCCGAGGTCCCGAACGTGGTCAAGGAGGCAACGCGGCGCGCGCGCTCGGCGACCTCTGAGATCACCAAGGACACTGAGATTGCGCACGCGCTGGTCAAGTCGCTGTACGAGCACGGCCGGCTCGACGAATCCGAACTGGCATCGTTTGCCGATGCCGGAAAATTCGACGAGGCCAACGCCTCGATTGCGGCGCTCGCCAACGTGCCGGTCGCAATCGCCGAGAACATGATGATCGAAAGCCGAGCCGAAGGCGTGATGATTTTGGCGAAGGTCGCAGGGCTGTCATGGTCGACGGTCAGGACCATCATCAGGATGCGCGACGAACTGTCCGGCGGGGAGCCGACCGATCTGGCGGCTTGCAAGGACACCTATGAGCGGCTGCGGCCTTCGACGGCGCAGCAGGTGCTGCGCTTCCACCGCATGCAGCAGAACGTGCCGGCGGCATGAGCTTCTTACCCTCCCCTGGAGGGGGAGGGTCGCCGCGTAGCGGCGGGGTGGGGTGACGGTCTCTCCACATCCAACAGTGCCCGAGTGGAGAGATCACCCCACCCCGTCTCGCATTTCGCTTCGCTCATGCGAGCCGACCCACGAGCGAGCTTCGCTCGTCTCGGACCCCTCCAGGGGAGGGTAAGAGCATCAATATTTCAGCAGCTTCGCTCCGGCGAGCGCGCCGATCGCTGCCACCAGCGCGGTCGCGATCGTGTACCAGGTCGCGACAAACAGCGGTGAATCATCCGTGCAATGCGAGGCATAGAGCGTTGCCGCCAATCCCGCCGACAACAGTCCGGCGATGGCGCCCGCCAATGCAGGCCGCGACGGGGCACCGTGACGCAATCCGAGCAGCGCGCCGGCCAGGATGGGCAGCGACAGCAGCAGAATTGCCGTCAGACAAACCCACGAATTCTTGCCGACCAGCCGCGTCATCATCGGCAGCCGTTGCGGCATCATCATTTCGCCGCCGATCCCGGCGGTCAAAATTCCCACCGGCGCCAGCAGCAGCCAACCAAATCCGCGCAGCGAGGCTTCGGGCCGCGACAGATGCAGGCTGACGGCAATTGCCGAGATCGCGAGCGCCAGCGTCACCGCGAATTTCAGGTCGAAGAACGGATTGCGCATCGCAACCATCACGTCGGGCCTGACGCCGAGCTCGGTGAAGAACATCAACAGCGAAACCGGCGCCGCGGCCAAGAGCGCCAGCATCAGCGCGAAGCCGACCGGCCGCGCGCGGTGCGCGTTGTCGGCCGCCAACGTTCGAATGAGCTGATCGGTATCCATGCTCAATTTTCCCGCAACTTCGCCGTCAAGCTGGTCAGCCCCCGGTGCAGCGCCACCCGCACCGCGCCCTCGCTCATCGAAAATTTCGCCGCCGTATCCTTGATCGAGGCGCTGTCGACCGCGATCGACTGCAGCACGTCGCGCTGCCGGGCCGGCAGCGTCTGGAGCTGGGCGGCAACTTCGCTTGGCGAAGCCGTTTCGGCCGGCGTTTCGCCCGGCAGAGTCTCGGCGAAATCGTCAATATCGACGAAAATCCGCCGGCCGCGGCGGCGCAGCGCGTCGATCAGCTTGTTGCGGGCGATCGCGAACAGCCATGGGGCAAATGGGGCGGTGACATCCCAGGTATGCCGCTTCAGATGGACCGCCAGCAAAATGTCCTGCACGATGTCCTCGGATTGATCGACCGGTTGCCCTGCCCGCGCCAGACCGCGGCGCGCCGCGGCCCGGAGCACCGGCGTGACGGCCTTGAGCAGGCGATGATACGCCGCGCTGTCGCCTGCAATGGCCGACCGCATCAGGCGCGGTCCATTCGTCATCCCGTTCGCGCACCCGCGCTCCTACCCTGCAATTCGATCGATCTTTCAATTTGTTACATCAGGACAACCCGATCACGAACTCGTGATCGGGGGGCCCCGTCGGCAGCTTGGGCTGGCTCCCCATCCGGGAATCGGGGACGGCCGGCCGCGCGATGGCAGGCTCATAACATCGATTGCGCAGGCTCGCATCCGGCGTAGCTCGCTAATTCCGCGTCGGCAAAATGCCCGCCAGCACGTCGGCTGACCGACATTGCCCAGCTTTTGCCCGGTGTTGCCCGAAGATTCCCATTTTCCGCCGCGCTGTGGACACCTCAGGGGTCTCATTTCGCCGCCGGGCGGCGGCCAATGGGGAGATTCCACATGACGATCCGAGCCAGCGCGGGGTCGGCCTTCATTCTTGCGGCAGGGCTTTTGTTGGGTTTCGCAGCACCATCGCCGACGATGGCCGCCGGTGCCGATGACGCTGCGGTATCGAAACCGGAAGGCGCGACGTCCGAGAAGTCCGCCAGGCAGGGTTCGCGTTCCCTGAAGAAGCGCTCCGCCCATCGCAAATCCACGCGTGCGGCATCGAAACCTGTCGAGAACAAGCAGCCTGAGGAAAAGCAGGTGGCCGATGCGAGTGGCGGCACTCCGTCCGGGATGCCCGAATGGCTCGCCAACGCCAACGCGCAAATGACGGCAGCCGATGCGCCGGCCGACAGCGCCAAGGGGATGTCGGCGGCGATGTCTGAGAAGGCCAATACCGTCCTGCAATCGGCCGCGGACAAGCCGGCTGACGCCGAGGCGCCGGCCGATGCCACCGTAATTGCCTCCGACGAGCTCAACGATGTCGATCGGGCGCTGCAGGCGACACCGCCCGAGGGCTCGGCCACGCAGACGGTCGCGATGGCTTCGACCAAACCTGCATCGGAAACCTCCGATCAGGTCGCCAGCAACGAGAGTTCCACCCTGGACAAGACCTCGCTCATCGGAAAGATCTTCATCGCCTTCGGTGCCCTGCTGACGGTGGCCTCGGCCGCGCGCATGTTCATGGCGTAGCTATCGGCATACCGGACGCGGCACCCCCGCATCCGGGATCCGTGCCAGCCCACTTGAAGCCCACCCCGGCAGCGGGCACATTGCCCGCGAAAAGGACCATCCGGGGTGGAATCATGGCAACGTTCGAGAACATCATTGTCGAGAGCAAGGGCGCGGTCGGCATCATTACGCTGAACCGGCCGAAAATGCTCAACGCGCTGTCGTTCGGCGTGTTTCGTGAAATCGCTGCCGCGGTCGATGACCTCGAGGCCGACGACAAGATCGGCTGCATCCTGCTCACCGGCAGCGAAAAGGCGTTCGCCGCCGGCGCCGACATCAAGGAGATGCAGCCGAAAAGCTTCATCGACATGTTCTCCAGCGATTTCACCGCCATTGGCGGCGATCGCGTCGCCACCTGCCGGAAACCGACGATCGCGGCCGTCAGCGGCTATGCGCTCGGTGGCGGCTGCGAGCTCGCCATGATGTGCGACATCATCATCGCTTCCGATACCGCCAAATTCGGCCAGCCCGAAATCACGCTCGGCACCATCCCCGGTATCGGCGGCACCCAGCGGCTGACGCGCGCAATCGGCAAGTCCAAGGCGATGGATCTCTGCCTCACCGGACGCATGATGGATGCGGCCGAGGCGGAGCGTTCCGGCCTCGTCAGCCGCGTCGTGCCATCAGACAAATTGATGGAAGAAGCGCTCTCGGCCGCGGAAAAGATCGCCTCGATGTCGCGGCCCGCGGCTGCGATGGCCAAGGAAGCCATCAACCGCGCGTTCGAGACGCCGCTGTCGGAGGGCATGAATGTCGAGCGCAACCTGTTCCACTCGACCTTCGCGCTGGAAGACCGCGCCGAAGGCATGGCGGCGTTCATCGAGAAGCGCAAGCCGGTGAACAAGAACAGGTAGGGCTCGGTTTCGTAGGGTGGGCAAAGGCGCGCAGCGCCGTGCCCACCAATCTTACGCTCCGCACAAAGTGATGGTGGGCACGCTACGCTTTGCCCACCCTACGGGACCTCCCGCTTCGCGCCAGCGCCGCGTTGACCAGCGCGCGATAGGCACGTTCGGCGAACGTCGTGGGACGATCGAGGCCCAGCCGCGCCAGGCATTCGCGGTTCGGGGCATCCGGCGGCTGGGTCATCCCCTGCCACAGCAATCCCGGCAGAAGCATCGGCCTCCGCTGCGCTTCTCGCAGCAACTGCAAGGCCGGTATCAGCCGCTGCTCGACCTCGGTAAAATCGCTGCCGAACGGAAATGACGGCAGCAGCCCGTCCTCGCGCGCAGGCTTCAAGGCATCCGCGATCCGCTCCGGAAAGTTCTCGCGATGCGCGCGCGGAATTTCATGCTCCTTCGGCAGCTTGCCGGCGTCCTTGGCGATCTTCACCAGTTCATCCTGGAAACGGGAATCCGTGACCGCGAGCATCGCCGCGATGGTCTCGGCGTCCGATTTGCCCCTGACATCGGCAACACCGTATTCGGTGACGAACACGTCGCGCAGATGCCGCGGGATGGTCTCGTGACCGTAGTTCCAGCGGATGTTGGAGTGCGTCCTCCTGCCCGCCTGCCGCGTCGCTTCCAGCGCAAGAATCGACCGTGCGCCTTGAAGCGCGAACGCCTGCGCGACGAAATTGTACTGGCCGCCGACGCCGCTGACGACCTGGCCATTGTCGAGACCATCAGAGACCGCCGCCCCCATCAGCGTTGCCATCATCGCGTTGTTGACGAAGCGGGCATCGACACGCGCGCGGCGCTTGGCATCCTCGTCGCCATAGAGCTCGTTGGTGAACGATACCGGCATCATCTGGATGCGCGCGAGCTGGTCGGGCGGCATCTCGCGCAACGCGCGATAGAACGATTTCGGTCCGAGGAAAAATGCGCCGTGCAGCACGACGCCGTCGAACTCGCGCTTGAGAATATCGGCCTCGATCAGGCTGAGAAACGCCTCGATCAGCATTTCGCTGACCCCATACAGCCCCTTCGCGAACGGCGCGCTCTCCACCGGCTCCACGCCGGGCGCGAGCCGCTTCATGATGGCCCGGAACTGCGTACTGTCCCGATGACGGACGATCAGCCCCTGCGCCAGCGCATCGCCGACTTGCCCGATGCCGATCTGCAGCGTGCCGCCATCAGGCACGAGACTCGCGGCGTGAAGCCCGATCGCGTATTTGGTGTCGCTGACCGGCTCGGCCGGCGGGGCGAACAGCGGGAAATCCGTCGCGGGGCTGTCGAGCACCGCGGAAAATTCGTCCCCCGGCAGATCGCCCGCACCCGGCATGAACGGCAGTTCTGAATTGACTTGCGCGAACACTTTGAACGAAGCGCGCCCCTCGGCGCGCGCACGCAGCAGATCAAGCGCCGTGTCAGTGTTGCAGCTCAGGCTGTAACGCGTCACGCCATCGACGACGCGCTTGGCCACCAATGGCGTGACGACATTGAGTCCGCGCGCCAGCAAATACGATGCAGCATGGGTATAGTTTGCGGAGATGTAATGCTGCTGCGCGAACGGCACGTGCAGCCATTTGCCGGCCAGGAAGAAAAACTCGATCACCTTGACGTTGGGCGGCAGTTCTCCGGCGTGCAGTGCATTTGCATAGGCGAGCTCGGGATAACCACCAAAGAGGCGATCGATCACCGGGCTGATGAAACGTTGTTCAAGCAGGCTCGAGGGCCGCGGCTTCTCCAGCGTCAGTGCCGAAAATAACGTCAGCTTGATCGAACGATCGGCAGCGGCGCGTGCGTACAGTGCGTTGATGATGTGGTTGGCCTTGCCGAGCCCGAGCGGCAATCCGACCACGAGATTGGTTCCGACATCGCGGATGATATCCTCCGCGATCGCTTCGGGATCGGAAAACAACTTTTGCATCACATGCGAACCTGGGCGTAGCTAGCAGGCAGC
This region includes:
- a CDS encoding sigma-70 family RNA polymerase sigma factor, producing MSATQAASDEILIARIAQGDRLAMQVLYGRHHVRVFRFGLRLVRDEQVAEDLISEVFLDVWRQAGKFEGRSAVTTWLLAITRFKALSALRRRKDVGLDEETANAIEDTSDDPEVVVQKKDTGEALRKCLTALSAEHREIVDLVYYHEKSVEEVAEIVGIPENTVKTRLFYARKKLAELLKAAGIERGWP
- a CDS encoding GGDEF domain-containing protein, whose translation is MSSAASLLQGQGSHNATTRVARLPLELLKRRTSQRRQMLAVQGVSYLLITSVLLVYCYAGTVPIIIPSTYFLSGIGLVSVFVVLSEAHFNDRFEDHYLTIFQVAGHVALQLCFLLAAPQIGFAFLSVVFLIFGFGALRMTSWQAIITWTLTIVGLAPIFLFASTPIGLPITTQTERVAAMLSFVLTIGQCAFVGLYGSTMRKMLYDRSFELKAAYKRIEELAELDELTGSSNRRSIMRMLEEEIARASRSGSPCSIALIDLDWFKRINDAYGHPTGDEVLRTFSITMFANIRSIDRFGRYGGEEFLLVLPDMDVDQAMQALDRLRAIIADLDWSAFSPGMKVTMSAGVATLNPNETSDTFLARADSALYAAKAQGRNRITSA
- a CDS encoding DUF2336 domain-containing protein; amino-acid sequence: MISKTATSPSPGNLLDELQSTLAHGTVARRVETLRRVTDLFINGAVDYSDEQVGLFDDVFQCLIDHIETSAKMLLANRLAPIDTAPPLTIRALAFDDVIEVAGPVLSQSMRLDDKTLIENARSKSQAHLMAISTRKTLSGAVTDVLVQRGNDQVIQSTVNNPGAEFTERGFTRLVSRAEGDDDLTACIGMRPSVPRHLYLKLLAKASDTVRRRLEAANPQQASEVPNVVKEATRRARSATSEITKDTEIAHALVKSLYEHGRLDESELASFADAGKFDEANASIAALANVPVAIAENMMIESRAEGVMILAKVAGLSWSTVRTIIRMRDELSGGEPTDLAACKDTYERLRPSTAQQVLRFHRMQQNVPAA
- a CDS encoding DUF1109 domain-containing protein produces the protein MDTDQLIRTLAADNAHRARPVGFALMLALLAAAPVSLLMFFTELGVRPDVMVAMRNPFFDLKFAVTLALAISAIAVSLHLSRPEASLRGFGWLLLAPVGILTAGIGGEMMMPQRLPMMTRLVGKNSWVCLTAILLLSLPILAGALLGLRHGAPSRPALAGAIAGLLSAGLAATLYASHCTDDSPLFVATWYTIATALVAAIGALAGAKLLKY
- a CDS encoding enoyl-CoA hydratase; this translates as MATFENIIVESKGAVGIITLNRPKMLNALSFGVFREIAAAVDDLEADDKIGCILLTGSEKAFAAGADIKEMQPKSFIDMFSSDFTAIGGDRVATCRKPTIAAVSGYALGGGCELAMMCDIIIASDTAKFGQPEITLGTIPGIGGTQRLTRAIGKSKAMDLCLTGRMMDAAEAERSGLVSRVVPSDKLMEEALSAAEKIASMSRPAAAMAKEAINRAFETPLSEGMNVERNLFHSTFALEDRAEGMAAFIEKRKPVNKNR
- a CDS encoding acetyl-CoA hydrolase/transferase C-terminal domain-containing protein: MQKLFSDPEAIAEDIIRDVGTNLVVGLPLGLGKANHIINALYARAAADRSIKLTLFSALTLEKPRPSSLLEQRFISPVIDRLFGGYPELAYANALHAGELPPNVKVIEFFFLAGKWLHVPFAQQHYISANYTHAASYLLARGLNVVTPLVAKRVVDGVTRYSLSCNTDTALDLLRARAEGRASFKVFAQVNSELPFMPGAGDLPGDEFSAVLDSPATDFPLFAPPAEPVSDTKYAIGLHAASLVPDGGTLQIGIGQVGDALAQGLIVRHRDSTQFRAIMKRLAPGVEPVESAPFAKGLYGVSEMLIEAFLSLIEADILKREFDGVVLHGAFFLGPKSFYRALREMPPDQLARIQMMPVSFTNELYGDEDAKRRARVDARFVNNAMMATLMGAAVSDGLDNGQVVSGVGGQYNFVAQAFALQGARSILALEATRQAGRRTHSNIRWNYGHETIPRHLRDVFVTEYGVADVRGKSDAETIAAMLAVTDSRFQDELVKIAKDAGKLPKEHEIPRAHRENFPERIADALKPAREDGLLPSFPFGSDFTEVEQRLIPALQLLREAQRRPMLLPGLLWQGMTQPPDAPNRECLARLGLDRPTTFAERAYRALVNAALARSGRSRRVGKA